From the genome of Solanum lycopersicum chromosome 12, SLM_r2.1:
GTGGGATGTCAATGATCCAGCTACAGCTGAGGGGTTCACGGTGATCTTTAACAAAGCTAGAAATGAGAAAAGGTCAGGTGGAAAGGCAGACGCGCCACCAAAGAGTAACCACAAGCATACAGCAACTCTTGGGAAGCCTCAATCTGTAAGTTCTAGCTGACTCTATAACTACAAGTTGTGATGGTTCGatgatatcttttcatgaaCGTTGTGTCTCTACGCTAATGTGCTATGCATTGTCCACACTCCAAATGTCTTGGTTGACGGGGTGCATTGTTGTCTCCTTATATGTTTTTCGACAATTTTCACCTGTGAGCTAACTTTTGGGTTGACTAAAACACTCAAGGAGTCTCGCACACAAGAGTTAGTCTAGTGGTCAATGACGTGGGTTGATCCCATCAGAGACAAAACACTAAGGAGGCACGGTTATCAAAATACCTTTCCATGTGTTTATCAAGAGTATGTATGCAATAGATTTGAGAAGTTCGCGATAAATAATCTTGTGAACATGTTACTTTTTCAGAAGAAATGGTTCTGCTGTATGCGGTCTGGTGCTGTTGAGTGATGAACTCTGTCAAACTATGATGGATCGATCTCGGTGGGATAAAACACTGTCATTTATAAACAACTGAAATGAAAGTACTGTGTTTTGCTACCAGAACATATTGCTGCATCTGTGCTTAACTTTTTTCTAGTTTCGAGTTTATAATAATCGATTATCTTCCCATTTTCTTGTCAAGGCTTTGGGAGGTTGGTTTTTGTTGTCATTACTTTTACCTGTGTTTCTCGATTGACATTTCCTTTCAATGATCGCAAATATCTGAACCAGTGCAGACGTCTAAGCTGTATGTATGCTCAATGAAATCAAATGTcggattcaaaatttaaacacTGTACATTTTTGAGTTGAGAGAGCGAGTTTTGAAACGTATATCTATCACCATAAGCAGAAGCAGCCTTGTGGTAGACCTTCTCTACGAGCAATCGAGCATAAGTTTTGAACTCATAATTCTGTGAAATACAACGAGTTTAATGCTGAGAACCTTAAAGGATGAAACCGTAGTGTATAATTTCCTCTGTGAAATTAACATCTCACTGTTTCAGTACAAGAAAAACAGATTATTTTGGTTTTTAGACGCGGTTTTTGAACTGATTAACTGTGAACTTCCGACATGTCTGATGGCTAGTTCCAGTAGGGCAGTCTAGACTCTAACCTTCTGAAGTTTATTTTCGAAAAGACGTTGTAGGAGGAAGACTTGAAGGAAGCAAACACCAATAAGAGTTACTGATTCAAGTAGTGCCTTTGTGATTGCTCTTTGGCTCATACCTTCATTCACTGCATTTCCAACAAAGGAAATAGTTAGACTATAGAGAACGCGTGATTCTTAGCTACGAAGAAAATGGATCTTGGTCCTAACTCGACTCCAGTAACTAGATCATGAGATGATGATCGTCTACGATCAACTACTCATATCCTCAATCAACGTACGACTCTAGACCTTAGGCATAACTCAAATCCGACTATCTAATGTGGGACTCTAAAAGGGTGAAAGTCATAAGAAAATCATACGTGATGCCTGACGAGCAGTCTGTGCTTCGAGCCAATGTTGTTCAAACTGTATGTTGTAAAGAGCTGCTTCTAACTTTGATATATGGTCCAGCAATGGATCAAAGTGCTCTGTAGGCATTTACGCGAAATTTTGTTCTTGTTAGTAAGTATAGCAACAGAATTGAAGAAAAGATGGACGCGAAATGACAGTTCCAAGAGGGGGTTAGTACCATTCTTCGCGTGCTGATCATAGTATGCGTAATGTACAACTTGCACATCGAAATCTAAGGTTTCATGATACGGAGACTTGTTCGTGAAACAGAACTGGTAAATACCCTTCTTGTAAGCAACAAACTCGTATTTCTCACTAGTCTTATCGCGGAAGCCATGAATTAGCTCACCTGATGGCCCTTTTATCTGAGAATTGCAACAGATTGAAAACAATAACAGAGAGTACAATGACTGAAAGGGACAGATAATTACATGATAACGTAAACATTCAATTTTGTTTCGATGTGACAGATCGAATACTATGTTAGATAACGATAACGTGGAGGTTAATTTCTGAAAGACCCTCGACTCAAGTAAGTGATGTTCTTAAAACAAGCATTTAAAAACAATTTGTTTACTTATAATGATGGTTCAAGCCGAACTTATGTGTACTTCGACTAATTCATCGGATCTCAAGTCAGTCACACCGTGCCACAAACATCAATGACTGATTCAACTTCTCAAACACGTGACCTATTGGTCACACATAGACAACTCTACAATTGCTCCAAGGTAAGCAAATTCATAAAACTgaaatttgtaacaaattaaTGCATCAACAAATAGTAATACACATCAAAGAATACGAAACTACgcgataaataaataatactacTAGTAGGACAAGAGGAGATCGGAAGAGGCTATCCCACCTCCTATCTCCCCCCCAAAGAAAAAACCGACAACACTCAACTATTTACTAACCTTCTACCCTAATCGTCAACCTCCATAACTTCCTATCTAACGTCGTCTCCACATCCATACGAAGTTGTTATGCCATATCCTATATATGACATTACAAATATTCTTAAGATAATAATCTTTTTCCTTCCATATTGTCAGACTCagaattttcatttaattcaatATCTACTACatagacataaaaaaaattattttaaacatatataaacaATGTAATTTTTCGTCGAAGAGGGTTCAGATAACCCCCCGTCTCTAGCTAGCTCTATCAAATCATTAACACAACATAACTATATGACTCTTAGTTCGATGATCATACGTGAAATTAATCCGATAACGAAAGATAATACATAAAAGGGGAAAGAAAGTACCATACCATAAGATCAACACCACCTTCATTAGAAGAATGCCAAGGAGTATCAGCTTTAATGACAACAAAAGATACATGAATTGTATCACCTTCAAGATGAACATTATGAGACAAACATTCTTCTTTGTCAATTACAAATCTAATCCCATAAATTCCttgtaaaaaatgtaaaaatattaatagtatCGTCACACTTGACATATTTCCCCATAACCTAATTCTCATCtctttgcaattttttttttaaacaataaacaaggaaaaatatatatttttttaaaagaaaagaacaagatTCTTGAAAATAGTTATTATCTTCAACAGCTAGGCCAGGTTTATAGGGTTTTTTTACAACTAACCAAACTATATATAGATAGGAATATAACTATTTCATCTGTCCAGTTTATGTGGGttagtttgatttttatttggtttatatttttaaagacCAATGaatatttggtttggtttgactAAATACAAATCGGATAAAAAGTCAAATTGAGTCTATAAATTATATACAcaaatgtataattatatatgtatatgaaatatattattttttataattaatttaagatattttgtaTTCTTTTCCAAGTTTAATTTCTAATAGACTAAATAAAGCTCAtttattaagtaaaaaaaacaaagag
Proteins encoded in this window:
- the LOC109119055 gene encoding protein NOI4-like — protein: MEEAGRPLPKFGEWDVNDPATAEGFTVIFNKARNEKRSGGKADAPPKSNHKHTATLGKPQSKKWFCCMRSGAVE
- the LOC101257838 gene encoding transmembrane emp24 domain-containing protein p24beta2-like; translated protein: MRIRLWGNMSSVTILLIFLHFLQGIYGIRFVIDKEECLSHNVHLEGDTIHVSFVVIKADTPWHSSNEGGVDLMIKGPSGELIHGFRDKTSEKYEFVAYKKGIYQFCFTNKSPYHETLDFDVQVVHYAYYDQHAKNEHFDPLLDHISKLEAALYNIQFEQHWLEAQTARQASLNEGMSQRAITKALLESVTLIGVCFLQVFLLQRLFENKLQKVRV